In one window of Littorina saxatilis isolate snail1 linkage group LG11, US_GU_Lsax_2.0, whole genome shotgun sequence DNA:
- the LOC138979665 gene encoding uncharacterized protein — protein sequence MDGGTPTRSATTTFALTYVTTTTTTTTTTTTTTTTTPTTTTPTTTTATTAASESSSDDIWDDDGFLALFSIMMLLLGLGLAALMTYLCCCGGLAKCAGGACGGMNCGGPGRGFGGSCDDCCYPRPRTAKVQPRDDFFDTERPARTASNYKDFAWSTNDNIHDGTFGGITSSDTMGNGGMGGYKALPAPEAFY from the exons ATGGACGGTGGCACTCCCACCCGTTCCGCCACAACCACTTTCGCCCTGACCTAcgtcacaaccaccaccaccaccacaacgacgaccaccacaaccacaaccaccacaccCACCACGACTACGCCGACGACGACAACCGCCACCACCGCCGCGTCCGAATCAAGCTCTGACGACATTTGGGATGACGATGGATTTTTGGCGCTGTTTTCGATTATGATGCTGTTGTTGGGTTTAGGGTTAGCGGCCCTGATGACCTACCTATGCTGCTGCGGGGGGCTTGCAAAATGCGCCGGGGGGGCGTGCGGGGGGATGAACTGCGGGGGGCCTGGCCGGGGGTTTGGAGGTTCGTGTGACGACTGTTGTTATCCCAG ACCAAGAACGGCCAAGGTGCAGCCGAGGGATGATTT TTTCGACACTGAACGCCCAGCAAGAACCGCAAGCAACTACAAGGATTTTGCCTGGAGTACCA ATGACAACATCCATGACGGAACATTTGGAGGAATAACGTCATCGGACACGATGGGCAATGGAGGAATGGGAGGTTACAAAGCTCTTCCGGCCCCTGAGGCTTTCTATTAA
- the LOC138980815 gene encoding uncharacterized protein: MRSQFVLTAASPDPAQNNVYISEWSVQKTPLVDILCKDEFEMITECLCTSTGPQVYYTGTGFSSTGPTTYYLIVTCSGGDPADPTKVVTVTPAVIVNVRKNIAPTFVKYPADKAESVDALDSSVGYVVYEASATDPDSGNAVSYYQNGVNNYYNNGVYYPNGVKYYPNGVYYNTDDQAVTYGITSQDPNDGFFEINEATGEVKVAKSLKSATRSSYTLTLSACDVSDCGKEMTVTVPITNLNTAPVFEKDLPATIDLNEEQQGGQTIVILRATDTDQTVSVVCSVAPSSEAYKFVYYDATGEIKLASTTAGNTLLDYEGLYNTYTITCVASDGYLTTEGVLTVNVKNVWEAPVFPQTMYYCNLEESAAEESQCTLGLSATDPDLNYYYNQPSNGVNSNNIINNNNNYYNNYYQNNQNGYYNNQGYYTSNCNNNNNNNNNNNYNFNPNNPYGLTFSLVSSTYSDNFKYNDETDQLTFAVDYDVDNDMDAKPQIVKLTIKATDPQGCTATSQITVTVADVNDNTCQVTNIGAQALTVNQGTALGGCDLFQCLL, from the exons atgaggtcgcagttt GTACTGACGGCCGCGAGCCCTGACCCTGCACAAAACAACGTGTATATATCCGAGTGGAGTGTGCAGAAGACACCCCTGGTGGATATTCTCTGCAAAGATGAGTTTGAGATGATCACCGAATGCCTAT GTACATCAACAGGGCCTCAAGTGTACTACACAGGCACGGGCTTTTCCAGCACCGGTCCCACCACCTACTATCTCATTGTGACGTGCAGCGGCGGCGACCCCGCTGATCCGACCAAAGTTGTCACGGTCACCCCTGCCGTCATCGTCAACGTCAGAAAGAACATTGCTCCAACCTTCGTCAAGTACCCTGCTG ATAAAGCGGAGTCCGTGGATGCCCTTGATTCTTCTGTGGGTTACGTAGTGTACGAAGCCAGTGCTACGGATCCTGACTCCGGCAACGCCGTCAGTTACTACCAGAATGGCGTCAATAATTATTACAACAATGGCGTCTACTACCCTAATGGCGTCAAATATTACCCAAATGGCGTCTATTACAACACTGACGACCAAGCTGTCACTTATGGGATAACGTCGCAGGACCCGAATGACGGCTTCTTTGAAATAAACGAAG CTACGGGGGAGGTGAAGGTCGCCAAGAGCTTGAAGTCCGCGACCAGATCATCCTACACGCtgaccctgtctgcctgtgacGTCAGTGACTGCGGGAAGGAGATGACCGTTACTGTTCCCATCACCA ACCTGAACACGGCCCCGGTGTTTGAAAAGGATCTGCCGGCTACCATCGACTTGAATGAGGAACAGCAGGGCGGTCAAACGATCGTCATTCTCAGGGCCACGGACACGGATCAAACTGTCAGCGTAGTATGTTCTGTCGCTCCGTCCAGCGAGGCGTACAAGTTTGTCTATTACGATGCCA CCGGGGAAATCAAACTAGCGTCAACGACCGCGGGTAACACACTGCTGGACTATGAGGGGCTCTACAACACGTACACCATCACCTGTGTCGCGTCAGACGGATACCTCACCACTGAG GGCGTGCTGACGGTGAACGTGAAGAACGTGTGGGAGGCCCCAGTGTTTCCACAGACCATGTACTACTGCAACCTGGAGGAATCGGCT GCTGAAGAATCTCAGTGCACACTTGGCCTGAGCGCGACCGACCCTGACCTCAATTACTACTACAACCAACCCTCCAACGGcgtcaacagcaacaacatcatcaataacaacaacaattactacaacaactactaccAGAACAATCAGAACGGCTACTACAACAACCAAGGCTACTACACCAgcaactgcaacaacaacaacaacaataataacaacaacaactacaattTCAACCCAAACAACCCCTACGGCCTAACTTTCAGCTTGGTGTCAAGCACCTACAGCGACAACTTTAAGTACAATGACGAAACGGATCAGCTGACGTTTGCTGTGGATTATGACGTCGACAATGACATGGACGCCAAGCCGCAAATCGTCAAACTGACGATAAAGGCCACGGACCCCCAAGGGTGTACGGCAACGAGTCAGATCACGGTCACTGTTGCTGACGTCAATGACAACACGTGTCAGGTTACTAATATTGGAGCTCAAGCGCTGACTGTAAACCAAGGGACGGCACTGGGTGGGTGTGATTTATTTCAgtgtttgctttaa